From Trichomycterus rosablanca isolate fTriRos1 chromosome 18, fTriRos1.hap1, whole genome shotgun sequence, the proteins below share one genomic window:
- the LOC134332670 gene encoding cornifelin homolog, which produces MSNKMMITQPQIIMDSQTSDEWSSGICDCYDDKAECCFACCCCPCFACIKTEEYGQCLCLPLLDICGCVRPVTWTMRVSMRHRYGIKGTHCNDCLIATCCTSCAWCQMAREMKSRSISIALIGARPTA; this is translated from the exons ATGTCGAACAAGATGATGATAACACAACCCCAGATCATTATGGACTCTCAAACATCTGATGAGTGGAGCTCAGGGATCTGTGACTGCTACGATGACAAAGCAGAGT GTTGTTTTGCGTGTTGCTGCTGCCCCTGCTTTGCCTGCATCAAGACTGAGGAATATGGGCAGTGTCTGTGTCTCCCCCTGTTGGACATTTGTGGTTGTGTCAGACCTGTAACTTGGACCATGAGGGTGTCGATGAGACACCGTTATGGAATTAAG GGCACTCACTGTAACGACTGTCTGATTGCTACATGCTGTACATCATGCGCCTGGTGCCAAATGGCCCGTGAGATGAAAAGTCGCTCCATTTCCATTGCCCTGATTGGTGCCAGACCCACAGCATAA
- the cldn7b gene encoding claudin-7-B: protein MANKGLQLLGFVLGVIGLVALVAGTIMPQWQMSAYVGDNIITAVAMYQGLWMSCAFQSTGQMQCKIYDSMLQLNSSLQATRALMVISILLAVIGLGAASMGMKCTNCGGDDKVKKSRIAMTGGIILLLGALCAIIACSYFSYQIIRDFYNPFTPVNTKYEFGGAIFVAWAGSFLTLLGGGMLAGSCSKRQSNPRYPNKSRPPSSSKEYV from the exons ATGGCGAATAAAGGGTTGCAGTTGCTGGGCTTTGTTCTGGGAGTTATAGGGCTGGTGGCTCTGGTAGCTGGTACTATCATGCCCCAGTGGCAGATGTCGGCATATGTTGGGGACAATATTATCACTGCTGTAGCCATGTACCAGGGGTTGTGGATGTCCTGCGCCTTCCAGAGTACCGGCCAGATGCAGTGCAAGATCTACGATTCAATGCTGCAGCTCAACA GTTCTCTCCAGGCCACTCGTGCTCTGATGGTTATTTCCATCCTTCTGGCCGTGATCGGACTGGGTGCTGCTTCCATGGGCATGAAGTGCACAAACTGTGGTGGTGATGACAAAGTAAAGAAGTCTCGCATTGCCATGACTGGAGGAATCATTCTCCTTCTGGGAG CTTTGTGTGCCATCATCGCCTGCTCGTACTTCTCTTACCAGATCATCCGGGACTTCTACAACCCCTTCACCCCTGTCAATACAAA GTATGAGTTTGGAGGGGCCATTTTCGTGGCTTGGGCTGGTTCTTTCCTGACACTTCTTGGTGGTGGCATGCTGGCTGGATCCTGCTCTAAGCGCCAGTCCAATCCCAGATACCCGAACAAGAGTCGGCCCCCCAGCAGCTCAAAGGAATATGTCTGA